A single genomic interval of Pelagerythrobacter marensis harbors:
- the rpsK gene encoding 30S ribosomal protein S11: protein MAREPGRIRRRDKKNISSGVAHINASFNNTMITITDAQGNAISWSSAGMMGFKGSRKSTPYAAQVAADDAGKKAAEHGVRTLEVEVKGPGSGRESALRGLAAVGFTITSIRDVTPIPHNGVRPSKRRRV, encoded by the coding sequence GCCGGATCAGGCGGCGCGACAAGAAGAACATTTCGAGCGGCGTCGCGCATATCAACGCCAGCTTCAACAACACCATGATCACCATCACCGACGCGCAGGGCAATGCGATCAGCTGGTCCAGCGCCGGCATGATGGGTTTCAAGGGCAGCCGCAAGTCGACGCCCTATGCCGCCCAGGTCGCTGCCGACGACGCGGGTAAGAAAGCCGCCGAGCACGGCGTGCGCACGCTGGAAGTCGAAGTGAAGGGCCCCGGATCGGGCCGCGAGAGCGCGCTGCGCGGTCTCGCCGCGGTCGGCTTCACGATCACTTCGATCCGCGACGTCACCCCGATCCCGCACAACGGGGTGAGGCCGTCGAAGCGTCGCCGCGTCTGA
- a CDS encoding DNA-directed RNA polymerase subunit alpha — MAVNTKNWQELKKPNSLEIKAVGDKSRKATFVAEPLERGFGLTLGNALRRVLLSSLQGAAITSIKIENVLHEFSSLAGVREDVTDIVLNVKQIALKMEGEGPKRLQLSKTGPGEVTAGDIAVSGDIEVMNKDLVICHLDEGATLSMELTADTGKGYVPAVQNRPADAPIGLIPVDSLYSPVRQVSYKVEAARVGQELDFDKLNLTVETDGTVTPEDAVAYAARILQDQLTLFVHFEEGIPQPSSTMIGQAAQPEESDANQLNRYLLKKVDELELSVRSANCLKNDNIIYIGDLVQKTEAEMLRTPNFGRKSLNEIKEVLSSMGLRLGMDIPGWPPENIEEMAKKLEQELLG, encoded by the coding sequence ATGGCCGTCAACACCAAGAACTGGCAGGAACTCAAGAAGCCCAACAGCCTCGAAATCAAGGCCGTCGGCGACAAATCGCGCAAGGCCACTTTCGTCGCGGAACCCCTGGAGCGCGGCTTCGGCCTGACGCTCGGCAACGCGCTGCGCCGCGTGCTTCTCTCCAGCCTCCAGGGCGCGGCGATCACCTCGATCAAGATCGAGAACGTGCTGCACGAGTTCTCCTCGCTCGCCGGCGTGCGCGAGGACGTGACCGACATCGTGCTCAACGTCAAGCAGATCGCGCTCAAGATGGAAGGCGAAGGCCCCAAGCGGCTGCAGCTGAGCAAGACCGGCCCGGGCGAAGTCACCGCCGGCGATATCGCCGTGTCGGGCGATATCGAGGTGATGAACAAGGATCTGGTGATCTGCCATCTCGACGAAGGCGCGACGCTGAGCATGGAGCTGACCGCCGACACCGGCAAGGGCTATGTCCCCGCGGTGCAGAACCGTCCGGCCGATGCGCCGATCGGCCTGATCCCGGTCGACTCGCTCTATTCGCCGGTTCGCCAGGTCAGCTACAAGGTCGAGGCCGCCCGTGTCGGGCAGGAGCTCGACTTCGACAAGCTGAACCTCACGGTCGAAACCGACGGCACCGTCACCCCGGAAGATGCCGTGGCCTATGCCGCGCGCATCCTGCAGGACCAGCTGACGCTGTTCGTCCACTTCGAGGAAGGCATTCCGCAGCCGAGCTCGACCATGATCGGGCAGGCGGCGCAGCCGGAAGAAAGCGACGCCAACCAGCTCAACCGTTACCTGCTCAAGAAGGTCGACGAGCTCGAGCTGTCGGTGCGTTCGGCCAATTGCCTCAAGAACGACAACATCATCTATATCGGCGACCTGGTCCAGAAGACCGAGGCCGAGATGCTCCGCACGCCGAACTTCGGCCGCAAGTCGCTGAACGAGATCAAGGAAGTGCTCTCGTCGATGGGTCTGCGCCTCGGCATGGACATCCCCGGCTGGCCGCCGGAGAACATCGAGGAAATGGCCAAGAAGCTCGAACAGGAACTGCTTGGCTGA
- the rplQ gene encoding 50S ribosomal protein L17, translated as MRHKISGRKLQRKTGHRKALFRNMAAALIKHEQILTTAPKAKELRPYVEKLITLAKRGGLSNRRLAMSRLGDETQLRKLFDVLAERYADREGGYTRVIKAGYRESDAAQMAVIELVDRDVEAKGQDSGPVTSDEDDLEDA; from the coding sequence ATGCGTCACAAGATTTCCGGCCGCAAGCTGCAGCGCAAGACCGGGCACCGCAAGGCCCTGTTCCGCAACATGGCGGCGGCGCTGATCAAGCACGAGCAGATCCTGACCACGGCCCCCAAGGCCAAGGAACTGCGCCCCTATGTCGAAAAGCTGATCACGCTGGCCAAGCGCGGCGGCCTCAGCAATCGCCGCCTGGCGATGAGCCGCCTGGGCGACGAGACGCAGCTCAGGAAGCTGTTCGACGTTCTCGCCGAACGCTATGCCGACCGCGAGGGCGGCTATACCCGCGTGATCAAGGCCGGCTATCGCGAAAGCGACGCGGCGCAGATGGCGGTGATCGAACTGGTCGACCGCGATGTCGAGGCGAAGGGCCAGGATTCGGGCCCCGTCACGAGCGACGAGGACGATCTCGAAGACGCCTGA
- a CDS encoding serine hydrolase: MIRHILAAAALLAPIPALAQSQQEALDARYDRALAAGYKALFLCSAIANAERAGAERTPESVTEWELAGIQAPLDTIVPDLPFEVVRGQGDGQVSHVRVAWADDMPPRIADHDSQRGCHLLPIGGGLPPIDTVRTAEPAPSAPLVAPPGTALARAMRAGFSPQYGEGTRTTAVLVRRDGETLGEIYADGFGPDVPQRTWSVAKSIAATLVGAAVQRGDVDTAQPAGLGQGPADARSRITIDHLLRMASGRYSDTAGNRTDPVYFGGASVDERAATWPLIHPPGTVYRYANNDTLMAIKAIEGTFEQNPPEAFFARLGMTDTVAERDWQGNYILSSQVWSTARDLATLGQLYLDDGMWNGERVLPEGWARYVSSPSGPQPDGPFGYGAGFWLFNDSDGVPPDTYAAMGNRGQFVVIVPSRDVVIVRRGEDPAGTRFDIAAFTRDVLAATAD, from the coding sequence ATGATCCGCCATATCCTCGCCGCAGCCGCGCTTCTCGCCCCCATACCCGCACTCGCGCAGAGCCAGCAGGAGGCGCTCGACGCCCGCTACGACCGCGCGCTGGCCGCCGGGTACAAGGCGCTGTTCCTGTGCAGCGCCATCGCCAATGCGGAGCGCGCGGGGGCGGAGCGGACGCCCGAAAGCGTGACGGAATGGGAACTGGCGGGCATTCAGGCCCCGCTCGATACGATCGTGCCCGATCTGCCATTCGAAGTCGTTCGGGGCCAGGGGGACGGGCAGGTCAGCCACGTCAGGGTCGCGTGGGCCGACGACATGCCCCCGCGCATCGCCGATCACGATTCGCAGCGAGGCTGCCACCTGCTGCCGATCGGGGGCGGGCTACCGCCGATCGACACCGTGCGAACGGCCGAGCCGGCCCCGTCCGCGCCGCTCGTCGCGCCGCCAGGCACGGCTCTGGCGCGGGCGATGCGGGCAGGCTTTTCGCCGCAGTACGGCGAAGGAACGCGCACGACGGCGGTGCTGGTGCGCCGCGACGGCGAAACCCTGGGCGAAATCTATGCCGACGGATTCGGTCCCGACGTGCCGCAGCGCACCTGGTCGGTGGCGAAAAGCATCGCGGCGACTCTCGTCGGTGCCGCCGTCCAGCGCGGAGATGTGGACACGGCGCAACCGGCCGGGCTGGGCCAGGGGCCGGCCGACGCGCGTTCGCGGATCACGATCGATCACCTGCTGCGCATGGCCTCGGGCCGCTATTCCGACACCGCGGGCAATCGCACCGATCCGGTCTATTTCGGCGGCGCGAGCGTCGACGAGCGCGCCGCAACCTGGCCGCTGATCCATCCCCCCGGCACCGTCTATCGCTATGCCAACAACGACACGCTGATGGCGATCAAGGCGATCGAGGGCACGTTCGAACAGAACCCGCCCGAAGCGTTCTTCGCCCGTCTCGGCATGACGGACACGGTGGCGGAGCGCGACTGGCAGGGGAATTACATCCTTTCCAGCCAGGTCTGGTCGACCGCGCGCGATCTCGCCACGCTCGGGCAGCTCTATCTGGACGACGGGATGTGGAACGGCGAGCGCGTGCTGCCCGAAGGCTGGGCGCGCTATGTCTCCAGCCCGAGCGGCCCGCAGCCCGATGGGCCGTTCGGCTATGGCGCCGGCTTCTGGCTGTTCAACGACAGCGACGGCGTGCCGCCCGACACTTACGCCGCGATGGGCAACCGAGGGCAGTTCGTGGTCATCGTGCCCAGTCGGGACGTGGTGATCGTCCGCCGCGGGGAGGATCCGGCGGGGACGCGCTTCGACATCGCGGCGTTCACCCGCGACGTGCTCGCGGCGACGGCGGATTAG